A window of Rhizobium tumorigenes genomic DNA:
AACCAAAAAGCTGGAAGGAGGCCTGGGCCGCGTGGAATTTTAATGCGCGCCTCAAACTTTCCGAATTTCAGTGAAAACCGTCCCATGGATTTAATGCGGCCTGATGTATAGCTACCATCGGGCTGCCTACGAGCGGTAATTACCAAATTCCCACGGCCGTCTTGTCGGATCGTTGTAACCTTATCAGTGTAGGTTTGACTCTCGTTATTTCCCCAAACCTTACCTGAGCCAAGATCGTAGGTCCACTTTGTCGGGTCCAATCGGCTCATGGCAGTGCCATTGAAGTCATCGCGCCAGACGGGTTTAAATGTCGCCGCAGGCGCGGCACTGGGAGCGGTCAAAATGAGCGCCAAGACCAAAACACCCTGCTGTAGCTTGAACAATGCCTGCTCCCGCGGCGCCCAAAACACAGCCGCCGTCATTATTAAGATGCTGCGCCACGTCAAGAAGTGAAGTGACTAGTTCCGCCCCACACGCAAAGCCTATCCCGTCACACCCTCGATGTGTTTGCGGTTTTTACGTGATCGCCGGTTCGCATAAGCAGCAGCATGAACGCAATTGGCGTCGTGGAGACATACCGCCACAGCAATTTACGGGGCTGGGTCACCATGCGGTGCACCCACTCGGTTCCAGTCCGCTGCATCCAAAGCGGCGCACGGCCATAAGTACCAGTTACATAGTTGAAACACCCGCCGCAGCTGACGAGCCATCCAGCCGAAATCCGATGCCGGTTGCGAACACAAAACGCTTGCTCTTTCGGCTTGCCCAATCCAACCCAAACGATATCGGCACCGGAAGCGTTAATTTCAGCGCACACGGACAGTTCCTCTGCACTCGAGAAATAGCCGTTCCTAACACCTGCAATTATCAGGGAAGGGTAAAGACGCCGCATTTCTGCCGCGCAGGCTTGCACAACATCTTCACTTCCACCCAACAGGAAAAAAGACTTGCCACTTTGCTGTGCAGCATTTGCCATATCGTGAAACAGGTCGGTCGTCGCACTGCGCTCAGGAACCGGCGACTTCGTCAGCAATCTGGATGCCGTGACGAGTGGCTGTCCATCGGCATGGATGATATCTGCGGCATTCAAATCGTCGCGATA
This region includes:
- a CDS encoding WecB/TagA/CpsF family glycosyltransferase gives rise to the protein MAADIHRVTIGGISTACVSRQDLVDIMQNTKPSDDSTSRLLFDINGHGLAMSLFNKSYRDDLNAADIIHADGQPLVTASRLLTKSPVPERSATTDLFHDMANAAQQSGKSFFLLGGSEDVVQACAAEMRRLYPSLIIAGVRNGYFSSAEELSVCAEINASGADIVWVGLGKPKEQAFCVRNRHRISAGWLVSCGGCFNYVTGTYGRAPLWMQRTGTEWVHRMVTQPRKLLWRYVSTTPIAFMLLLMRTGDHVKTANTSRV